A single Capricornis sumatraensis isolate serow.1 chromosome 20, serow.2, whole genome shotgun sequence DNA region contains:
- the ZNF304 gene encoding zinc finger protein 304 isoform X2, which yields MLENFAHVAALGCWCEADNEEAPSEHSVCVGVSEVRTPGSCPLIQKVHPCERSDLLLKDIFHLAEHQGSCPAQNLDTRDPCGQGFLLSENFNQHQKPHSGNDPVQGDGDEASCVKSCAVSELGRPFICRGKGMDVLDSSSLFQHQSTHSGLSPHRIAEFVESFAHKSSLSCHQGDSDELMFLNCTDDEKAFMNAFTLLDNQITQAVEVRSLRCLPCGNLSKEKSALIHHRKLHGGKTSHVCKECGEAFIHSSHLKSHQKFHTGKRQYTCSECGKAFSRKDTLVQHQRVHTGERAYDCTECGKAYSRSSHLVQHQRIHTGERPYKCSECGKAFSRKDTLVQHQRFHTGERPYECSECGKFFSQSSHLIEHWRIHTGARPYECIECGKFFSHNSSLIKHRRVHTGAKSYVCGKCGKAFGCKDTLVQHQIIHTGARPYECSECGKAFSRKDTLVQHRKIHTGERPYECNDCGKFFSHSSNLIVHQRIHTGAKPYECSECGKCFSHNSSLILHQRVHSGARPYVCSECGKAYISSSHLVQHKKVHTGARPYKCSECGKFFSRNSSLILHQRVHTGEKPYVCSECGKAYSRSSHLVRHQKAHPGEGPHECSSFGDPLAASLKFV from the coding sequence CTCTTAAAAGACATTTTCCACCTGGCTGAACACCAGGGTTCCTGCCCTGCACAGAACCTGGACACACGTGACCCCTGTGGGCAAGGATTCCTGCTGAGTGAAAACTTTAATCAGCACCAGAAACCACATAGTGGGAATGATCCCGTCCAGGGGGATGGTGATGAGGCCTCATGTGTGAAGAGCTGTGCCGTCTCCGAGTTAGGAAGACCTTTTATTTGCAGGGGGAAAGGGATGGACGTGCTGGATAGCTCTAGCCTTTTCCAGCACCAGAGCACTCACAGTGGACTGAGTCCACACAGAATAGCTGAGTTTGTGGAATCATTTGCACACAAGTCCAGTCTCAGTTGTCACCAGGGAGACAGTGATGAACTGATGTTTCTCAATTGCACTGATGATGAGAAAGCCTTCATGAACGCCTTCACTCTCCTCGACAACCAGATAACTCAGGCGGTTGAAGTGCGATCCCTTAGATGCCTACCTTGTGGAAATCTGTCCAAGGAGAAATCCGCTCTTATTCATCACAGAAAACTTCATGGTGGGAAAACATCACATGTGTGTAAGGAGTGTGGAGAGGCCTTCATTCACTCGTCTCACCTAAAAAGTCACCAGAAATTTCACACTGGCAAAAGACAATATACGTGCAGTGAATGTGGCAAGGCCTTCAGCCGCAAAGACACACTTGTGCAGCACCAGagagttcacactggagaaaggGCTTATGACTGCACTGAATGTGGAAAAGCCTACAGCAGAAGCTCCCACCTTGTGCAGCACCAGAGAATTCACACCGGAGAAAGGCCTTATaagtgcagtgaatgtgggaaggccttcagTCGTAAAGACACACTTGTGCAGCACCAGAGATTTCACACAGGGGAAAGGCCTTATGAGTGCAgtgaatgtggaaaattctttagccAAAGCTCTCACCTTATTGAGCATTGGAGAATTCACACCGGGGCGAGGCCTTATGAGTGCAttgaatgtggaaaattctttagccATAACTCCAGCCTCATTAAACATAGGAGAGTCCACACAGGAGCAAAGTCTTATGTGTGCGGCAAATGTGGGAAGGCTTTTGGCTGCAAGGACACACTTGTTCAGCACCAGATAATTCACACTGGCGCACGGCCTTATGAGTGCAGTGAGTGTGGAAAGGCCTTTAGCCGTAAAGATACGCTTGTGCAGCACCGGAAAATCCACACTGGAGAAAGGCCTTATGAGTGCaatgactgtggaaaattctttagccATAGCTCCAACCTCATTGTGCACcagagaattcacactggagCAAAGCCTTATgaatgcagtgaatgtgggaaatgCTTTAGCCACAACTCCAGCCTCATTCTACACCAGAGAGTTCACAGTGGAGCAAGGCCCTATGTGTGTAGTGAATGTGGAAAAGCTTACATTAGTAGCTCCCACCTTGTTCAACACAAGAAAGTTCACACTGGAGCGAGACCTTATaagtgcagtgaatgtgggaaattCTTTAGCCGCAACTCTAGCCTCATTCTACACCAGagagttcacactggagaaaagccttatgtgtgcagtgaatgtgggaaggCCTATAGCAGAAGCTCCCATCTTGTTCGGCACCAGAAAGCTCACCCTGGAGAAGGACCTCATGAATGCAGCAGTTTTGGTGACCCTTTAGCTGCATCTCTCAAATTTGTTTAA